From Acidimicrobiia bacterium:
TACGGTTTCTTGCGCTTCTCGTTGCCGCTCTTCCCCCAGGCTTCGGTGGACCTGGCGCCGGTGCTCCTCGTGCTGGCGACGATCGGGATCATCTACGGGGCGATCGTCGCGGCGATGCAGCCCAACGTGAAGCGCATCGTGGCGTACTCGTCGGTCGCGCACATGGGCTTCGCGGTGCTCGGCGTCTTCGCATTGACCACCCAGGGGCTCGACGGTGGCGTGTTCACGATGATCAGTCACGGTCTCACCACGAGCGCGCTGTTCCTCCTGCTCGGCATGCTGTACGACCGCCGCCACACCTATGAGGTGGACGCCTACCGCGGGTTGTGGAAGGTCATGCCGGTGCTGGGTGGGCTCTTCTGCGCGGCCGCGTTCGCGTCGATCGGCTTGCCCGGATTCTCCGGGTTCATCGGCGAGTTCCTCACGCTCATCGGCACGTTCGTCCTCGAGAAGCCGTACGCGATCGTGGCCGCGATCGGAGTGGTGCTGGCCGCGGTGTACCTGCTGTGGGTGTTCCAGCGCACGTTCATGGGCCGCCCGACGGGCGAGAACGCCGGGATGAAGGACGTCAGCTTCCGCGAGCTGGCGTGCGTCGTGCCGCTGCTCGGTCTGTCGCTGTTCCTCGGCATCTACCCCAAGCCGGTGCTGGACATCATCGAACCCGACGTCAAGGAAGTCATCCAGCAGGTCGAACGCGGAAGCGACTACAAGGCACCCGAGTCTTCCTTCGAAATCACATCCAGTGATGGCACGAGAGAGACGCACAAGTGATCGCGCTCATCGAGGGGAAGATCCTCGGGCCCGACATCGACTATCTCGCCATCGCGCCGGTGCTGGCGCTCGCGGCCGCCGCGCTCGTCGTGATCCTGGCCAAGGCGATCCTGCGCAAGCGCGGCCCCGTCAACCAGATCTCGCTCGGCGTGTCGATTGTCGGCGTGGTCGCCGCGGGCGTCATCCTCGGCTTCCAGTGGAACGACGTGCGTGACCACGGCGCCATCACCACGATCGCCGGGGCCGTACGCGTCGACACGTTCGGTGTCTTCCTCGGCGTGGTGGTGATCGCGGCCGCGGCCATGGCGTTGTTCCTCGCCGCGTCGTACCTCGACCGGGAGGGTCTGGAAGCGCCCGAGTACTACGCGCTGATGCTGCTCTCGGCCGCGGGCATGCTCACGATGACCACGGCGAACGACCTCATCGTGGTGTTCCTCGCGCTCGAGCTGCTCTCGATCCCGCTCTACGTGCTTGCCGCGTTCGACCGGCGGCGGCTGTCGTCGCAGGAGTCGGGCATCAAGTACTTCGTGCTCGGGGCGTTCTCGTCCGCAGTGTTCCTCTACGGCGTCGCGCTGACCTACGGCGCCACGGGCACAACGTCGCTCACCGGCATCGCCGACTTCCTCGCGAAAAACACGCTCTTCGAGCAAGGCACGCTGCTCGCGGGCCTCGCGATGTTGCTCGTGGGCGTGGGATTCAAGGTGGCGGCTGTGCCGTTCCACATGTGGACGCCCGACGTGTACCAGGGCGCGCCCACACCCGTCACCGCGTTCATGGCGTCGGCCACAAAGGCGGCCGGCTTCGCCGCGCTCCTGCGGGTGCTCGGCGTCGCGTTCCCGCTGTACCGCACCGACTGGCGCCCCGCGATCTGGGTGCTCGCCGCGCTGTCATTGATCGTGGGGAGCGTCGCCGCGGTGGTGCAGACCGACGTGAAGCGCATCCTCGCCTACTCGTCGATCGCGCACGCGGGCTACATCCTCATCGGGCTCCAGGCCGACAACCCGCGCGGTCGTCAGGCCGCGCTGATCTATCTCTTCGTGTACGCCTTCATGACCGTCGGTGCGTTCGCGGTGATCACGGTGGCCACCCGCAAGGGTGACGACCATCACTCGCTCGACGACTACCGCGGCCTCGCGTTGCGCCGTCCTGTCGTCGGCGGACTGCTCGCGTTTTTCGTGCTCGCGCAAGCGGGTGTGCCGCTCACGGGTGGCTTCGTGGTCAAGCTCCAGGTGTTCGCGTCCGCGGTGGACGCCGGCGAGTACGGCCTCGCGGTCATCGGCGTCCTGGCCGCGGTCATTGCCGCGTTCTTCTACCTGCGCATTGCCGTGACGCTTTTCAACAAGCCCGACGGCGACGAGCCCGCAGAAGCCGCGTCAGAGGAAGACCGTCCCGTCGACGCCTGGACCGGCACCGTGCTCGCGGTCACCACCGCAGCAGTCCTGTTCGCCGGCATCCTCCCCGGCGCGTGGCTCACGTTCGCCAAAGACGCGACTTTCCTCCTCTAAAGCCCTCGTTTTGGCGTCGCTCACTGTCGAAGAGCGACAGCTATCGACGCCAAACCGAACGGTTGGTCAAGGGACTCAGCTCGCGCGTCTGCGCCAGAACCTTCGGAGTCGTTGCAAACCCGGACGGCGTTCGAGATCGTCGAGGGTGGTCGACGCGGCCTCGTACGCGCTGTCGATGACCTCGCGGCCGCCGGAGAAGTCGAAGAACTCGCGGTCGTCGACCGGCGGTGGGAGCACGATGAGCTCGACCTCCTTCGGGAACCACTGCAGCTCCAGTTCGAGGCGCAGGTCACGCGAGATGGCGAACGCGCGCACCAGCACGTCGAGCGGCGAGCGGATCGATCGGTTCCCGACCGGGTCCGACACGTCGAGCAGGAAGATGCGGTCGATCGGTCCGGCGAGGGCGTGGGAGATCGGGACGAGGTTCACCACCGCGCCGTCGACGAGCGTGTGCCCGTTGAGCTTCACGGGCGGAAAGATCCCTGGGAGCGCGGCGCTCGCGAGCAGCGCAGGCGGGAGCGACCCGCTGACGATGACGATCTCGTCGCCGGTGTCGAGATCGGTGGTCACCACGCGCATCGGGATCTGGAGGTCGGAGAAGGTCGGTGCGACCTCCGCGCGCTCGATCACGCCTTCGAGGCCGCGGCTCGGGATCAGGTGATCGTCGCGGCGCAGGATGTTCCAGGCCCTGCGCAGGGCGCCGCCCGGGAAGACCGTGTCGCCGTCGAGGCTGCACCACACCTTGTCGAGGTGGTCGACCTTCTCCATCGTGGGCGAGGTGGCGAGGGCCGCGCCGTTCAGTGCGCCGGCCGACGTCCCGACGATCACGTCCGGCAGGATGCCGCGCTCCACGAGGGCGCGCAGCATCCCGACCTGGCCGACACCCTGGTTGGCTCCGCCCGAGAGCACGAACGCGGTGACCGGCTCGCTGCGCGCCCGTCCCGGGCGGAGGATGCTGGTCACCCTCCGATGGTCGCGCGTGCCGGGACCAATGCGGCGCCGGAGCACAACGGAGGCGCTCGCCAGCGAGCGATCGCCCGCGGGGCGGGTATCCCGACCCGCAGAGAGCGAGCGCGTCGACTGGAGTTGAGGAAGCGCGGAGGGCCACATATAGGCTGCCGCGGGCAAGGCCCCGGAGCGTTCGCAGAGGGCGGAGACCTTGGTCACAGAGTTCTATCGGGACTATCTCGCGGTGGCCGTGCTGATTGGCGCGGCGCTGCTCATGGTCGGCGCGATGCTCGGCGCCGGTCGTCTGTTGCGTCCGGTGCGTCCGCAGCCGGAGAAGTACGTCACCTACGAAGCGGGGTCCGACCCCGTCGCCGGATGGGGGCAGTCGAATGCCCGCTACTACATCTACGCGTTGCTCTTCTTGATCTTCGACGTGGAAGCGGTGTTCATCTTCCCGTGGGCGGTCGGCCTCGAAGGGCTCGACTGGTTCGGCCTCGTCGAAATGACGGTGTTCATCGTGCTGCTCGCGCTCGGCCTCGTGTACGCCTGGCGCAAGGGAGTGCTGCGGTGGGCGTGACCGAACGACGCGCGGCACACAGCGAACCAGCAGCACGACCCGATGGAGGAGAAGTGCTGCGGTGGGCTTAATGGAGAAGGGCAAGCTGCCGAAGCCGCTCACCTGGCTCCTCAACTACAGCCGTAAGTACTCGCTCTGGATGTTCCAGTGGGGTCTCGCGTGCTGCGCGATCGAGATGGGGGCCGCGCTCGCCAGCCCGCGCTACGACATGATGCGGCTCGGCGTCATCCCGTTCCCAGCCAGCCCGCGCCAGGCCGACCTCGTCGTGATCTCCGGAACCGTCACCGACAAGATGGCGCCGGCCATCAAGCGCCTCTACGAGCAGATGCCCGACCCGAAGTACGTCATCTCGATGGGCGCGTGCGCGAACTGCGGCGGTCCGTACTGGGACTCGTACTCGGTCACGAAGGGTGTCGACCAGATCATCCCGGTCGACGTGTACGTGCCCGGCTGCCCACCGCGCCCCGAGGCGTTGCTGCAAGGCATTGTGCTGCTCCAGGAGCGGATCCAGAACGAGGGTCTCGGCAACGACGAGCTCGCGATGCGCTGGCGGGGGCAGCCGAACGGCGAAGCGATCGGCGGCGGTGCCCTGATGGGTGCCGCGCAGTCGGAGTCCACCGGAGCGAGCGTTGGCTGACGACACTTCGCCCGACGACGCACCCGAGGACGCGCCCGCGCCGGAGCCCAACCCCGCGAGCGGCCAGCAAGGCGGTCCCCCGGCCGGAGAGAGCGAGCCAATGGAGCAGCACGATGCGCTGCTGGCGCTTCTGAAAGGCGCGGGGTTCAACGGGAACGCGATCGTCGAGACCGCCGACGCGCACGGCGGGCTCGTGGTCCGAGTGGCCAACGCTCAGTGGAAGCGCGCGGCCGAAGTTGCCAAAGAGCACCTCGCGTGCGACTACCTGTCCTTCATCTCGGGCATCGACTGGCAGCCCGCGCCGCGCGAAGGGGACGAGGCCGGCGGTGACTCGTCGGCGCCGGTGCAACCCACCGAGATGACGTTCGGTGCCGCCGGGTCCGCGGGTCGCTTCCAGGTGTTCGCGCACGTGCAGTCCACCACCAAGCATTGGGGCGTCACCTTCAAGACCGACGTCGACGACGCCGACCCGCGGGTCGAGTCGTGGGTGCCGGTGTACGCAGGCGCCGACTGGCACGAGCGCGAGTGCTGGGAGATGTACGGCTTCACCTTCGACGGCCACCCCAGCCTGCGCCACCTCTACCTACCGTTCGAGTTCGAGGGACACCCGCTGCGCAAGGACTACTCGTTGCTGGCGCGGTTCGTGAAGCCGTGGCCCGGCCTCGTAGATGTCGAGCCGATGCCCGGTGAGCCGGCGGGGAGCGAGAGTCCCGAAGGGTCGGCCGGGGTAACCCCGGCCGAATCGAGCGAGCCGTTGGAGACGGGTGAAGCGTGACCGATCTCCAGATCGATCCCGCGGCCATGCGCCACCTCGCCGAAGCGCAAGTGAACGTCGAGCTGGACACCGGCGACATGATCCTCAACCTCGGCCCGCAGCACCCGGCCACGCACGGCACGCTGCGCCTCGTCGTGCGTCTGGACGGCGAGCGCGTGCTCGCCGCCGACCCGGTGATCGGATACATGCACCGCGGCTACGAGAAGCTCACCGAGTTCCGCACGTACCCACAGGTCACCACGCTCATCAACCGCATCGACTGGCTCTCGAGCTTCGCCAACGAGGTCCCGTTCATGGACGCGGCCGAGAAGCTCATGGGCATCGAGGCGCCGCCGCGTGCGTATTGGATCCGCACCACGCTCACCGAGCTGTCGCGCATCGCCACCTTCCTGCTGTTCCTCGGCGAGATGGGCCTCCAGGTCGGCGCGCTCACGCCCGCGTTCTACGGCTTCCGCGATCGCGAGCACGTGCTCAACCTCATCGAGGCGGCGACCGGCGGGCGCTTCCACCCCAACTTCAACCGCATCGGCGGCCTCAAGGACGACCTCCCGTGGGGGTGGATCGCCGAGACGCGCTCCACGATGAAGATCGTTCTCGACGCGTGCGACCAGTTCGAAGACCTCGTGCTCGGCAACGAGATCTTCGAGGCGCGCACGCGCGGCATCGGCATCATCCCCGGCGATATCGGCACGAACTACGGCGTGTCGGGGGCCAACCTGCGCGCGTCGGGCGTCGACTGGGACTTGCGGCGCGACGGCCGTCCGTACCTCGCGTACCCCGAGCTCGACTTCAAGGTCTGGACGCACACCGACGGCGACTCGTACGCGCGCTACTGGGTCCGACTCCAGGAGACGCGCGAAGCGGCGCGCATCGTGCTCCAGTGCCTCGAGGGCATGCCAGCCGGCCCGATCATGGCGAAGGTCCCGCGCATCATCAAGGTGCCGGAGGGCGAGGTCTGGGTCGAGACGGAGAACCCGCTCGGGCAGATGGCGTACTACGTGATCTCGAAGGGCGCGACCGGCCCGTTCCGCGTGAAGATCCGCTCCGCGTCGTTCAGCAACGTCTCGATCCTGCCGTGGCTGCTCCAGGGCGTGTTCGTGCCCGACGTGATCACGATCCTCGCCAGCCTCTACTTCATCCTCGGGGACATCGACCGATGAGCCGCAGCGGAGCCGCGGGCGAGGAGCGCAGCGGAGTCGTGCTCGGACGAGCGAGACGACGCAGCGGAGCGACCCGTGTTGGCGGCCCGGCACGGCGTAGCGAAGGCGACCCGAGAAGGTGATCTCCTTGTTGTCGCCGATCGCGCTCGACATCGGTTGGGGCACCACGCTCGCGATCAAGACGATCGTGGTGCTGGCCATCATTCCGGCCGGCGCGCTCATCCTTGGCTACGTCTTCCTGCTCAAGGTGATGAGCCACATGCAGAGTCGGCTCGGGCCGATGGACCCCGGCGGATTCCACGGCTGGTACCAGCTCATCGGTGACGGCCTCAAGTTCCTCCAGAAGGAAGACGTGATGCCTGCGCAGGCCGACCGGCGTGTATTCGCCGCCGCGCCCGCGGTCATCGTGCTGTCCACTTTCCTCGTGTTCGCGGTGATCCCGATGGGTCCCGACCTCGTGGTGAAGCCGCTCGACGTCGGCGTGTTCTACGCACTGGCAGTGTCGAGCCTGTCGGTCATCGGTGTACTGATGGCAGGCTGGGCGAGCGCCAACAAGTTCGCGTTGCTCGGTGCGCTGCGCGCCGCCGCGCAGCTCATCGCGTACGAGCTACCGCTGCTGCTCGCGGTGGTGGGAGTGGTCGTGCAGGCCGGCACGATGAACCTGCAGGAGATCGTCGGTGCGCAGCAGAACGGCGAGATGTTCGGGTTCGGAGCCCTGGGCAATCCATACATCTTCACGCAGTTCATCGGCTTCGGCTTATTCCTCGTTGCGTCGCAAGCCGAGCTCACGCAGACACCCTTCGACATGCCCGTGGCCGAGAGCGAGCTGGTCTCGGGGTACATGGTCGAGTACACGGGCTTCCGCTTCCTCTTCTTCTTCATCGGCGAGTTCGGGACCGCGTTCGGGTTCGCGGCCCTCGCGGCGACGCTGTTCCTCGGTGGTTGGTCGATCCCGGGTGTGCACGGCGACTGGGCCAACATCCTCGGGCCGGGCGTGCTCTTCGCCAAGCTCATGATCGTGGCCTTCCTCATGTTCTGGGTTCGCTTCACATATCCGCGCCTTCGCGAGGACCAGCTCCAGGCGCTCGCGTGGAAGTTCCTCATCCCGATCGGCCTCGCCAACATCCTCCTTACTGGCGCACTCAAGGTGGCCTTCTGATGGCGTTTCCCAAGCCTCCTGGCCTGCTCAAGGGATTGGGCGTCACGCTCAAGACCATGCTCAAGCCCGCGGTCACGGTGCAGTACCCGCACGAGAAGGAAGCACCTGCGCCCCGAGCCCGCGGCGTGATCGCACTCAAGGAGGAGAACTGCACGGTCTGCATGCTGTGCGGTCGTTCCTGCCCCGACTGGTGCATCTACATCGAGGGCCACAAGGAGCAACGCCCGCCGCGTCGCGAAGGCGGGCGCCCGCGCTCGGTCAGCGTGCTCGACCGCTTCGACATCGACTACGCGCTCTGCATGTACTGCGGCATCTGCGTCGAGGTGTGCCCATTCGACGCGCTCTTCTGGAGCCCCGAGTACGAGTACTCCGAGTTCTCGATCTCGAACCTGCTGCACGACAAGGCCAAGCTCGGCGAGTGGATGGAGTCCGTCCCCGAGCCGGAGCCCCTGGAAGCCGGCGCTGAAAGTGGCAAGAAATGATGCGGCGACTGGAGCGAAGCGGAGGGAGCTCGCCAGCGAGCGAACGCCCGCGCCTCGGGTATTCCGAGGCGCAGAGAGCTAGCGCATAGAGATGTGGGAGCGGGACATCGCCTTCTGGGTCATCGCGTTGGCGATGGCTGCCGCGTCGCTCGGCGTTGTGCGGTCGCGAAACGTCGTCCACGCCGCGCTGTTCCTCGTCGTCGTGCTCGCTGGCGCCGCCGCGATGTACATCCTGCTCGTGGCCGAGTTCGTGGCCTGGGTGCAAGTGCTGATCTACATCGGCGCGGTCGTGATCCTGTTCCTGTTCGGCATCATGCTCACCCGCGCGCCGATGGGAGCCGAGGAGGGCCAGCTCGACAACGACCAACGGTGGGCGGCCGGGGTCGTCGCGCTGTTCGTGCTCGGCGTCCTGGTCGCGCTCCTCGTCGACGCGTTCGGCGGCAAGGAGATCGTGTTCAACGACGCGCTCGTCCAGCGGGGTCGAACCGCCGCGGTGAGCGATTCCCTCTTCCGAGACTTCCTCGTCCCGTTCGAGGTCGTCTCGATGCTGTTGCTCGCCGCGCTCGTCGGCGCGGTCGTCCTGGCGCGGCGGGACTGAGGGGCACCGTGGAGCTCAACTACTTCCTCGTCCTCTCCGCGTTCCTGTTCTGCGTCGGCGTGTACGGCGTGCTCGCTCGCCGCAACGGCGTCCTCGTGCTCATGAGCGTCGAGCTCATGCTCAACGCAGTGAACATCAACCTGATCGCGTTCTCGGCGTTCAACGCCGACATCGGGGGTCAGATCTTCGCCTTGTTCGTGATCACCATCGCGGCGGCCGAGGTCGGCGTCGGGTTGGCGATCGTGCTGCTCATCTACCGCAACCTCCGGAGCCCCGACCTCGACAAGATCGACCAGCTCAAGGGCTGACGGATGCTCGACGCCGCCTGGCTCATCCCCACGCTTCCCGCGGTCGCGTTCGCCGCGATCCTCTTCTTCGGCAAGCGCGCGCCCAGGCACGGTGCCGAGATCGGCATCGCCGCGGTTGGCGCGTCGTTCCTGCTCTCGTGCGTTGCCCTGGTGGAGTGGATCCACCGCGTCGAGGAAGCGACCGGCGGCGAGTCCCATGGTCTCGCCGCGCTCGGCAAGAGCGTCTTCGCCGCGGCGAGCGAGCACGGCGCCGTCGAGCCGGTCGTGAACACGGTCACCTGGTGGACGAGCGGCGGTACCGAGTTCGGCGTCGGAACGACAGTCGACGGCCTCACCGTGATGATGATGTTCGTCGTCACGCTGATCTCGCTGCTCGTGCAGATCTACTCCACCGCGTACATGCATGAGGACAAGCGCTACACGTGGTTCTTCGCCGCACTGTCCCTCTTCACGGCCTCGATGCTCACGCTCGTGGTCTCCGAGAACCTCCTCCAGCTCCTCGTCGGGTGGGAGCTCGTCGGCTTGTGCTCGTTCATGCTCATCGGGCACTGGTGGGAGGACCGCGCCAACAGCCGCGCCGCCATCAAGGCGTTCCTCACCACCCGGGTCGGGGACATCGGTCTGGTGATCGGCGTCATCGTGGTGTTCTTCGCCGCCAACACGTTCAGCATTGTCGGGATCAACGAGTACGCGTTGAGCAGCGGCGCGGAGCACGACCTGCTCATGGCCGGCGCGCTGTGCCTGTTCATCGGGATCATCGGCAAGAGCGGCCAGTTCCCCCTGCACACGTGGCTGCCCGACGCGATGGCGGGTCCCACGCCGGTCTCTGCGCTCATCCACGCGGCCACGATGGTGGTCGCGGGTGTGTACCTCGGTGCCCGCGTGTACCCGGTGTTTTACGAGGGCTTCTCGATCGCCGACGGGGGACTCAACTTCATGGCGCTGATCGGCGGCGTCACGATCATCATCGGAGCGGTCCTCGCCTTCGTTCAGCGCGACATCAAACGGGTGCTCGCGTATTCGACGATCAGCCAGCTCGGCTACATGGTCATGGCGTTGGGTGTCGGCGCGTGGACCGCGGCCGTCTTCCACCTGTTCACGCACGCCTTCTTCAAGGCGCTGCTGTTCCTCGGCGCGGGATCGGTGAGTCACTCCGGGGCCCACCACTCGTTCGACATGAAGGCCGACATGGGCGGTCTGCGCAAGCACATGCCGATCACGTTCGCCACCTTCATGATCGGTTCGCTCGCGCTCGCCGGGATCTTCCCGCTCGCCGGGTTCTGGTCGAAGGACGAGATCCTCGTGACCGCGGGGGAGAACGGGTTCGACATCTTCCTGGTCGTCGGCCTCATCGGCGCCTTCCTGACCGCGGCCTACATGACCCGCTGCGTCTACCTCACGTTCTTCGGTGAGTACCGCGGTCACGGTCACCCGCACGAGTCGAGCCGCGCGATCACCGTTCCCCTGATGATCCTCGCCGCTTTCTCGGTGCTCGCCGGCCTCGTCAATGCGGTCCCGCTCGGCATCGAGCGGTTCACCGAGTGGTTCGAGCCCACCTTCGCGTTCCCGCACCTGGTGCACGCGGAGTTCGACTACGGGTTGGCCGTCGCGTCGGTGTCGATCGCCGCCATCGGCATCGGGATCGCAGCATTCCTCTGGTTCCGCCGGGAGGAGCTCGGGCCTTTCCGCGGTCTCACGCAGCGCAACGCGCTCGCTCGTGGCGGTTACACGTTCCTCGAGAACAAGTACTACCTCGACCACCTCTACGAGAACGTGATCGTCGACGGAATACGCGGTGCCGTGGGTCGCGCGGTCTACTGGTTCGACCAGCACGTGGTCGACGGGATCATCAACGGTGTCGGGCGCGGCGCCGCTCGCACGGGTCGATTCACCTACGACCTTCTCGACCAGCGCCTGGTCGACGGCTCGATCAACGCGCTCGCCGCCGGCACCGGCGACGCCGGCAGTGCCGTGCAAACCGTGCAGTCCGGCCGGGTGCAGCGCTACGCGCTGCTGTTGTTCGCCTCCGTCGGGGTCATGGCCCTTTTCGTGTTCCTCGTCAACACACTCTGAGGGGAGAGACCTTCACATGGAATGGTTCGATGACTGGGCGTTGACCCTGGCGGTCTTCCTCCCCCTCGTCGGCATGGTGCTCGTGCTGCTGATCCCACGAGCACAAGAGCAGGCGATGAAGGTGACGGCGCTCCTCACGGCGCTCGTCACCGGCGCCGTCGGCATCGGCATCATGGTCGACTTCAACTACGAGGCGGGCGGCAAGCTCCAGTTCCAGGCCAACGAGTCGTGGATCGACGTCATCAAGAGCCGGTACCACGTGGGCATCGACGGCATCGCGCTGCCGCTCCTGATCCTGTCCATGCTGATCGTGATCGCCTGCATCATCTACTCCTGGGACCACTTCCCCGAGCCGCGCAACATCAAGGGCTTCCTCGCGCTGATCCTGTTGCTCGAGGTGGGCATGAACGGCACGTTCGTTGCCCAGGACCTCATCCTCTTCTTCATCTTCTTCGAGCTCGTCCTGCTCCCGATGTTCTTCATGATCGGCGTGTGGGGTGGCCCCAACCGCGAGTACGCGTCGATCAAGTTCTTCTTGTTCACGCTGTTCGGCTCGGCCCTGATGCTCGTGGGCTTCCTGGCGCTGTTCTTCGTGTCGAAGCAGCAGACCTTCGACATGGTGGAGCTCTCCAACTTCGCGGGCGCCGGGATCGATCACACGACGCAGATGCTCATCTTCGGGGGCTTCTTCCTCGGGTTCGCGATCAAGGTGCCGATGTTCCCGTTCCACACCTGGCTGCCCGACGCACATACCGAAGCGCCAACCGTTGGCTCGGTGCTGCTGGCGGCGATCCTGCTGAAGCTCGGCACGTACGGATTCATCCGCATCGCGCTGCCGATGCTCCCCGACGCGGCTGCCGACTGGGCGCCGTTCATCGGCCTGCTCGCGGTCATCGGCATCATCTACGGCGCGCTGTGCTGCCTCGCGCAACGAGACATGAAACGCCTGATCGCGTTCTCGTCGGTGGCGCACATGGGCTTCGTGATGCTCGGGATCGCCACGCTCACCGACTTCGGCCTCAATGCAGCCGTCTTCGGGATGGTCGCGCATGGCCTCATCACCGGCATGCTCTTCTTCATCGCCGGGTCGGTGCAGGAGCGCTACGAGACGCGCGAGATGAGCCGGCTTGGAGGCCTGCTCACGCAAGCGCCCAAGCTCGGGTGGATCCTCGGGTTCTGCACGATGGCGTCGCTCGGGCTGCCTGGGCTCGCCGGGTTCTGGGGTGAGTTCCCGGCCGTCCTCTCCGCCTACTCGCCCGCCAAGGTGCTCGATGGCCTCGTCGGCGACGGCAGCGCGTTGTGGACGTATCGCACGTACATGGTGATCGCGGCGATCGGCACGGTGCTCGCGGCCGGCTACCTGCTCGTCATGCTGCAGCGCGTTGCCTTCGGCGCACCCAAGTCTGAGTTCGAGAGCGCGCACATCCACGATCTGCATGTGCCCGAGTGGCTCGCGTGGACACCGCTCCTGCTCCTGATCGTCGCGCTCGGCATTTACCCCAACCTGCTGTTCGACGTCACCGACGGCGCGGTCGGGAGCGTCACGAAGGTCTTCGGGGGCTGACCGCATGAACGCGCCGCAGATCGACTACCACGCGCTCGCGCCGGAGATCGTCCTCACCGGGACGATCGTCGTCGTGCTGCTGGTCGACCTGTTCGCGCGGCGTTCCGATCTCGTACCGCGGCTCGCGAGCATCGGAGTGCTCGGTGCGCTCATCCCCGTGTTCACGCTCGCGGTCGACGGCGCCGACCGGTCCATGTTCGGTGGCGCATACGTCGTCGACAACTACGCCCTCGTGTTCAAAGGCTTGTTCCTGATCGTCGCGTATCTCACGATCCTGCTTGCGTTCAACTACATCGGCGAGGGCGACTACTACCGCGGCGAGTTCTACGTGCTGATCCTCACGTCCGTGCTCGGGATGACGGTCATGGCGTCAGCTCGTGACCTCATCACCATCTTCGTGGCCCTCGAGACGATCACGATCCCCACGTTCGCGCTCGCGGCTTGGCGCAAGCACGACACGAAGTCCAACGAGGCGGGGCTCAAGTACTTCCTGATCGGGGTGATCTCGACCGCGATCATGTTGTACGGGATGTCACTGGTGTACGGCGTCACGGGCGCCAACAAGCTCGTCGACATCGCCGGATACATCAACGCACACTCGGTGCCACCGCTCTTCGCCGTCGGCGTGTTCCTCACGCTGACCGGCTTCGCGTTCAAGGTGAGCGCGGTGCCGTTCCACTTCTGGGCCCCCGATACCTACGAGGGCGCGCCCACCCCGGTCACGGCGTTCCTGTCGGTCGCGTCCAAGGCCGGTGGCTTCGTGGCGATGATCTCGATCCTCAAGATCGGCTTCTTCTCGTCCGACGATTCGTGGCAGCCGATCATCTATGCCCTTGCGGCGGCATCCATGACGCTCGGGAACCTCGCCGCACTACGCCAGACCAACATCGTGCGCATGCTCGCGTACTCATCGATCGCGCAGGGCGGCTTCATGCTCGTCCCGCTCGCGGTCGCGGCCGACGTGACCAGTAACTCCGCCTGGGAAGGCGTCGTCATCTATCTCCTGATCTACGCCGGCATGAACATCGGTGCGTTCGCGGCGGTGATCGCGGTGGCGCGGCGCACCGGATCGGGCGAGATCTCGAGCTACGCCGGGCTCGGCCGCAGCGACCCCGCGCTCGCTCTGATGATGACGATCTTCCTGTTCTCGCTGGCCGGCATCCCGTTCTTCGCAGGCTGGTTCGCCAAGCTGGTGATGTTCCGTGCCGCGTTCGACTCGGGCACCACGGGCGCGGTGATCCTCGGCGTGATCGCCGCGGTGAACGCGGTCGTGGCCTTCTTCTATTACGCCGGTGTCGGCCGTCAGATGTGGTTCCGCGAGCCCGACCCGGCAACAGAGCGCAGCACGGTGCCCACGCCGCTTGCGCTC
This genomic window contains:
- the nuoH gene encoding NADH-quinone oxidoreductase subunit NuoH — its product is MLSPIALDIGWGTTLAIKTIVVLAIIPAGALILGYVFLLKVMSHMQSRLGPMDPGGFHGWYQLIGDGLKFLQKEDVMPAQADRRVFAAAPAVIVLSTFLVFAVIPMGPDLVVKPLDVGVFYALAVSSLSVIGVLMAGWASANKFALLGALRAAAQLIAYELPLLLAVVGVVVQAGTMNLQEIVGAQQNGEMFGFGALGNPYIFTQFIGFGLFLVASQAELTQTPFDMPVAESELVSGYMVEYTGFRFLFFFIGEFGTAFGFAALAATLFLGGWSIPGVHGDWANILGPGVLFAKLMIVAFLMFWVRFTYPRLREDQLQALAWKFLIPIGLANILLTGALKVAF
- a CDS encoding NADH-quinone oxidoreductase subunit M, translating into MEWFDDWALTLAVFLPLVGMVLVLLIPRAQEQAMKVTALLTALVTGAVGIGIMVDFNYEAGGKLQFQANESWIDVIKSRYHVGIDGIALPLLILSMLIVIACIIYSWDHFPEPRNIKGFLALILLLEVGMNGTFVAQDLILFFIFFELVLLPMFFMIGVWGGPNREYASIKFFLFTLFGSALMLVGFLALFFVSKQQTFDMVELSNFAGAGIDHTTQMLIFGGFFLGFAIKVPMFPFHTWLPDAHTEAPTVGSVLLAAILLKLGTYGFIRIALPMLPDAAADWAPFIGLLAVIGIIYGALCCLAQRDMKRLIAFSSVAHMGFVMLGIATLTDFGLNAAVFGMVAHGLITGMLFFIAGSVQERYETREMSRLGGLLTQAPKLGWILGFCTMASLGLPGLAGFWGEFPAVLSAYSPAKVLDGLVGDGSALWTYRTYMVIAAIGTVLAAGYLLVMLQRVAFGAPKSEFESAHIHDLHVPEWLAWTPLLLLIVALGIYPNLLFDVTDGAVGSVTKVFGG
- the nuoK gene encoding NADH-quinone oxidoreductase subunit NuoK, giving the protein MELNYFLVLSAFLFCVGVYGVLARRNGVLVLMSVELMLNAVNINLIAFSAFNADIGGQIFALFVITIAAAEVGVGLAIVLLIYRNLRSPDLDKIDQLKG
- the nuoL gene encoding NADH-quinone oxidoreductase subunit L, coding for MLDAAWLIPTLPAVAFAAILFFGKRAPRHGAEIGIAAVGASFLLSCVALVEWIHRVEEATGGESHGLAALGKSVFAAASEHGAVEPVVNTVTWWTSGGTEFGVGTTVDGLTVMMMFVVTLISLLVQIYSTAYMHEDKRYTWFFAALSLFTASMLTLVVSENLLQLLVGWELVGLCSFMLIGHWWEDRANSRAAIKAFLTTRVGDIGLVIGVIVVFFAANTFSIVGINEYALSSGAEHDLLMAGALCLFIGIIGKSGQFPLHTWLPDAMAGPTPVSALIHAATMVVAGVYLGARVYPVFYEGFSIADGGLNFMALIGGVTIIIGAVLAFVQRDIKRVLAYSTISQLGYMVMALGVGAWTAAVFHLFTHAFFKALLFLGAGSVSHSGAHHSFDMKADMGGLRKHMPITFATFMIGSLALAGIFPLAGFWSKDEILVTAGENGFDIFLVVGLIGAFLTAAYMTRCVYLTFFGEYRGHGHPHESSRAITVPLMILAAFSVLAGLVNAVPLGIERFTEWFEPTFAFPHLVHAEFDYGLAVASVSIAAIGIGIAAFLWFRREELGPFRGLTQRNALARGGYTFLENKYYLDHLYENVIVDGIRGAVGRAVYWFDQHVVDGIINGVGRGAARTGRFTYDLLDQRLVDGSINALAAGTGDAGSAVQTVQSGRVQRYALLLFASVGVMALFVFLVNTL
- a CDS encoding NADH-quinone oxidoreductase subunit J; translated protein: MWERDIAFWVIALAMAAASLGVVRSRNVVHAALFLVVVLAGAAAMYILLVAEFVAWVQVLIYIGAVVILFLFGIMLTRAPMGAEEGQLDNDQRWAAGVVALFVLGVLVALLVDAFGGKEIVFNDALVQRGRTAAVSDSLFRDFLVPFEVVSMLLLAALVGAVVLARRD